One Mauremys mutica isolate MM-2020 ecotype Southern chromosome 9, ASM2049712v1, whole genome shotgun sequence DNA segment encodes these proteins:
- the TM4SF18 gene encoding transmembrane 4 L6 family member 18: MGLQKCRGCLSCLLIPLALWSIVVNILLYFPNGKTSYATSNQLTNYVWYFEGICFSGVMMLLLAALLITLERDTFYQCCQSESCNKTYRSFISVVLALLGIAFSAYSVIISTLGLVQGPFCNTPAGWGYIFKDTAGGYLIEYSSWSRCTEPAHVVEWNIILFSILIALSGLQVIICFLKVMAELKQILCGTYSVFIQPGII; the protein is encoded by the exons ATGGGTTTACAAAAATGCAGAGGCTGTTTGAGTTGTCTGTTGATACCTCTTGCACTTTGGAGTATTGTTGTTAATATCCTGTTATACTTCCCTAATGGGAAAACTTCATACGCTACCAGTAACCAGCTCACCAACTACGTGTGGTATTTTGAAGGAATATGTTTCTCTGGTGTGATG ATGCTTCTGTTAGCAGCACTTCTAATAACATTGGAGCGTGACACGTTCTATCAATGCTGCCAGAGCGAGAGCTGTAACAAAACATACAGG AGTTTCATTTCAGTTGTGTTAGCCCTGCTTGGAATTGCTTTTTCTGCATATAGTGTCATCATCTCTACTTTGGGCTTAGTGCAAGGCCCATTCTGCAATACGCCAGCTGGCTGGGGTTATATCTTCAAAGACACTGCAGGGGG TTACCTCATTGAGTACAGTTCCTGGTCTCGGTGCACTGAGCCTGCGCATGTAGTGGAATGGAACATCATTTTATTCTCTATTCTCATAGCCCTTAGTGGACTTCAAGTGATCATCTGCTTTCTCAAAGTGATGGCTGAATTAAAACAGATACTCTGTGGGACCTACTCTGTCTTTATACAG CCGGGGATTATCTAA